The stretch of DNA gggttaaccgtaaaaatagtAGGAGtaattaaagaaacaacattaaccgaagaagtagtgaacgtaatagtattaacagaggatgtagtgaaagtaataatattaacagcgggAGTGATAAACGTGTCTCATagtttgttgattaattttacatctcatcataattttaacatataaatTGTAAATGCATGTGTTAACCCAAATTTAGCGAATCATATTTcgtagaaaataaaatttaaatgttaaATAAAGGTAACCCGAGCGTAGCCGAACATCAAACCCAGTTGCTCCATAAAGTAGATACGAAATTAATAACCAAGATATCCGCGTCTTCTAATTTCAGGAGGTAATTGATCCGATTAATAATCCAATCTCCAATGCTAATTTGGCATCCATTACCAGTTTTGATGCCAATAGATGAGGAACTCCAAATTTGTGACACCAAATTACTTATCATGATACGCAAACACTAGTTAAACAAAAAACAGCAAGACATTGCATAATAAACTgacttattacaacaataaaggtTCGGTTCGTCAAAATAAAAGAACTCTAGTGTTTTTCATCTTGTTTAGAATCCTAGAACAAAAACATAAGAAGTATAAATAGAGGGGAAATATGAATTTCACTGATGATCTGTGGAGCTAACGGGAGTCGGAAGATGAGATGATGATATCCTTGAGTTGAGTAGCTACGTCCACCATCGTTGGCCTACATTCTCCGTCTGCAGCTGAGCAACTGAGGGCAAGCTCTACTATTTCTTTGAGATGGACCTCATCTGCAATTGGTCCATTTCTAGTGATTGTTGGATCCACCACATCAGCGAGGCAGTTAACTGCATGACATTCAGCGACCCACTCTGATAAACTAACCCGGCCTTGGTTTGAATGATATATGGTGGAAGGGAATTTTCCAGTGAGGAGTACAAGAAGAATTGCACCAAAAGAATAAACATCAGAACTCTCCGCCACCCTGCCTGAGATCATATAATCAGGTGCAGCATAGCTCCATGTCCCTATTACGGCGTCTTCCACATCCTTTTTACCTGCCGGAATTGAAATACACAAGCTAAACCCTGATAATCTGACAGAATCGTCTTGGTCTAAGTATACATTTTCAGGTTTCAAGCATCTGTGTACAATAGGCAGGTCAAAAGCAGTGTGCAAATAGGCAACTGCATGAGCAATCTCCCACGCGATTCTTAACCTGTCCTTCCACTCTAGTATCTCTTTGCTATGCCCCTTTAAATTGGTTATCCGACTCTTAAGTGTTCCTTTTTCTTCCCACTCATAAACCAGAACAGGAGACTTTGTGTGGAGACAACACCCTAGAAGCCTATGGACATTCCTATGAGTACCCATTTCCGTGGCGACTGCAATTTCACGGCATGCAAACTTCCTACTTACTCCATCATTAACTTTAACATAAACCAACTTTCCGTCCCAAACACCTCTAAAACCGCAATCATAGATAGACGTTGCAGTTATCTGATCTTTGTCTAGAATCATAGAGTTGAGATCGTCAACTGAGAAGCAACGGATGGAATTGGTTCTGCCATTAAACAAGGAAATCCTCTCCTCTAGTAGTGTTGCTCCATTCTTATTAAGATTTTCTTCATTTCCACTGAAAATCTGATATTTGCCACTTTCCTAAAATTAAACATAAATATATATACATTAACCATCTTCAGATTATGGCACCAGATTTAGACGGT from Silene latifolia isolate original U9 population chromosome 10, ASM4854445v1, whole genome shotgun sequence encodes:
- the LOC141605334 gene encoding non-functional pseudokinase ZED1-like isoform X2; this encodes MLPYELEIKARLLLSESGKYQIFSGNEENLNKNGATLLEERISLFNGRTNSIRCFSVDDLNSMILDKDQITATSIYDCGFRGVWDGKLVYVKVNDGVSRKFACREIAVATEMGTHRNVHRLLGCCLHTKSPVLVYEWEEKGTLKSRITNLKGHSKEILEWKDRLRIAWEIAHAVAYLHTAFDLPIVHRCLKPENVYLDQDDSVRLSGFSLCISIPAGKKDVEDAVIGTWSYAAPDYMISGRVAESSDVYSFGAILLVLLTGKFPSTIYHSNQGRVSLSEWVAECHAVNCLADVVDPTITRNGPIADEVHLKEIVELALSCSAADGECRPTMVDVATQLKDIIISSSDSR
- the LOC141605334 gene encoding non-functional pseudokinase ZED1-like isoform X1, with amino-acid sequence MKLTDSLRYFLRDLKLPKSKESGKYQIFSGNEENLNKNGATLLEERISLFNGRTNSIRCFSVDDLNSMILDKDQITATSIYDCGFRGVWDGKLVYVKVNDGVSRKFACREIAVATEMGTHRNVHRLLGCCLHTKSPVLVYEWEEKGTLKSRITNLKGHSKEILEWKDRLRIAWEIAHAVAYLHTAFDLPIVHRCLKPENVYLDQDDSVRLSGFSLCISIPAGKKDVEDAVIGTWSYAAPDYMISGRVAESSDVYSFGAILLVLLTGKFPSTIYHSNQGRVSLSEWVAECHAVNCLADVVDPTITRNGPIADEVHLKEIVELALSCSAADGECRPTMVDVATQLKDIIISSSDSR
- the LOC141605334 gene encoding non-functional pseudokinase ZRK2-like isoform X3, which produces MILDKDQITATSIYDCGFRGVWDGKLVYVKVNDGVSRKFACREIAVATEMGTHRNVHRLLGCCLHTKSPVLVYEWEEKGTLKSRITNLKGHSKEILEWKDRLRIAWEIAHAVAYLHTAFDLPIVHRCLKPENVYLDQDDSVRLSGFSLCISIPAGKKDVEDAVIGTWSYAAPDYMISGRVAESSDVYSFGAILLVLLTGKFPSTIYHSNQGRVSLSEWVAECHAVNCLADVVDPTITRNGPIADEVHLKEIVELALSCSAADGECRPTMVDVATQLKDIIISSSDSR